From Deinococcus sp. Marseille-Q6407, one genomic window encodes:
- a CDS encoding dihydrolipoamide acetyltransferase family protein, with the protein MKEVLLPELAESVVEGEILKWLVAEGESVTAEQPLCEVMTDKVTVELPSPFAGTVARLLVKEGDLVAVHAPILQLDETGGAASAGAAPAAGAQPSPEQAIQDTAENPATSDVQLPQTEQAQGAASGSASKDDDSSSLFQAFETGGAVRVQGLGQPGAATPSQAAREAGNLGATAAASRSGPGRVLAVPAARQLAREMGLDLQEVKGSGPNGRIRIADVAGHLKAQATPAPAAAGGGQGGLPVPPVQYRTPKGYEHLEDRVPLRGMRRAISNQMLASHLYTVRALTVDEVNLTQLVRFRSRVKDEAAAAGVKISYLPFIFKAVAAALKKYPSLNTSLDEATQEIVQKRYYNMGMAVATEAGLTVPVLRDVDKKSVYELAREVVDLSSRAQEGQLKPDELAGSTFAITNIGSIGALFSFPIINVPDAAILGIHSIQKRPIVNERDEVEVAHMMYLSLSFDHRLVDGAEAARFCKEVIRLLENPDRLMLEAM; encoded by the coding sequence ATGAAAGAAGTGCTGCTGCCCGAACTGGCCGAAAGTGTGGTCGAGGGTGAAATTCTCAAATGGCTGGTGGCAGAAGGCGAGAGCGTCACTGCCGAACAGCCGCTGTGCGAAGTGATGACCGACAAGGTTACGGTGGAACTGCCCAGCCCTTTTGCCGGCACCGTGGCCCGGCTGCTGGTCAAGGAGGGCGACCTGGTGGCAGTGCACGCCCCGATTCTGCAACTGGACGAGACCGGCGGAGCAGCTTCGGCCGGGGCTGCTCCGGCAGCCGGTGCGCAGCCCAGCCCCGAGCAGGCTATTCAGGACACTGCCGAGAACCCGGCGACCAGCGACGTACAACTGCCCCAGACGGAACAGGCGCAGGGTGCGGCAAGCGGCTCAGCCTCCAAAGACGACGATTCCAGCAGTCTTTTCCAGGCTTTTGAAACTGGCGGCGCCGTGAGGGTGCAGGGTCTTGGCCAGCCGGGTGCAGCCACGCCTTCGCAGGCGGCCCGTGAGGCTGGAAATCTGGGTGCCACGGCAGCTGCCAGCCGCAGCGGCCCCGGCCGGGTACTGGCGGTGCCGGCGGCCCGGCAGCTGGCCCGTGAAATGGGCCTTGATCTGCAGGAGGTGAAGGGCAGCGGCCCCAACGGCCGCATCCGGATTGCCGATGTGGCGGGCCACCTCAAGGCCCAGGCCACTCCGGCCCCGGCTGCGGCGGGCGGCGGGCAGGGCGGCCTGCCGGTGCCACCGGTGCAGTACCGCACACCCAAAGGCTACGAGCACCTTGAAGACCGGGTCCCGCTGCGGGGCATGCGCCGCGCCATCTCCAACCAGATGCTGGCCAGCCACCTCTACACCGTGCGCGCCCTGACGGTGGACGAGGTCAACCTGACCCAGCTGGTGCGCTTCCGCAGCCGGGTCAAGGACGAGGCGGCGGCGGCCGGGGTCAAGATCAGCTATCTGCCGTTTATCTTCAAGGCGGTGGCGGCAGCGCTCAAGAAGTACCCTAGCCTCAACACCTCGCTGGACGAGGCCACCCAGGAAATCGTGCAGAAGCGTTACTACAACATGGGCATGGCGGTGGCGACCGAGGCCGGGCTGACCGTGCCGGTGCTGCGCGATGTAGACAAGAAATCGGTGTACGAGCTGGCCCGCGAGGTGGTGGACCTCTCCAGCCGTGCCCAGGAAGGCCAGCTGAAGCCCGACGAGCTGGCCGGCAGCACCTTTGCCATCACCAACATCGGTTCTATCGGGGCACTGTTCTCCTTCCCGATCATCAACGTGCCCGATGCGGCCATTCTGGGCATTCATTCCATCCAGAAGCGGCCCATCGTCAACGAGCGCGATGAGGTCGAGGTGGCGCACATGATGTACCTCTCGCTCTCGTTCGATCACCGCCTGGTGGACGGCGCCGAGGCGGCCCGCTTCTGCAAGGAAGTGATTCGCCTGCTGGAAAACCCCGACCGCCTGATGCTGGAAGCGATGTAA
- a CDS encoding thiamine pyrophosphate-dependent dehydrogenase E1 component subunit alpha codes for MKIQPFTAEPICWVSEQGELLQPLPERYTPEFIRSLHREMFRAREFDRKLITLLRQGRTSFYAQAHGMEATQVGLALACRAGHDWWWLYYRDHPILLTLGVPMLQIMSQIMGTSSDLCKGRQMPHHFSAPEQHVVSISSSIASQVPPATGTAMAQKYLGTDEITVCTFGDGATSEGDWHAGVNMAAVKQAPVMFVCENNQWAISTGVANQTASETIHVKARAYGIPGYYVDGNDIVAVLEVMSAVAEHVRSGEGPAIVEALTYRVGSHSNADADAEKQYRTREEVAQWTGRDPIERVEKLLAGLGHPITPEEKEALAQEIGAELNAAIEEAAASGAPTWDVMFQDVYAEQPPHLAEQEAYVRAEQEVGV; via the coding sequence ATGAAGATTCAACCGTTCACTGCGGAACCCATCTGCTGGGTGTCCGAACAGGGCGAGCTGCTTCAGCCGTTGCCGGAGCGATACACCCCTGAATTCATCCGGTCGCTGCACCGCGAGATGTTCCGCGCCCGCGAATTCGACCGCAAGCTGATCACCCTGCTGCGGCAGGGACGCACCAGCTTTTATGCGCAGGCCCACGGCATGGAAGCCACCCAGGTGGGGCTGGCCCTGGCCTGCCGCGCCGGGCACGACTGGTGGTGGCTCTACTACCGCGATCACCCGATTCTGCTGACTCTGGGCGTGCCGATGCTGCAGATCATGAGCCAGATCATGGGCACCAGTTCTGACCTGTGCAAAGGCCGCCAGATGCCGCACCACTTCAGTGCGCCCGAGCAGCACGTGGTCTCGATCAGTTCCAGCATCGCCTCGCAGGTGCCGCCCGCGACCGGCACAGCCATGGCGCAAAAATATCTGGGCACCGACGAAATTACTGTCTGTACTTTCGGAGACGGCGCAACCAGTGAGGGCGACTGGCACGCTGGGGTCAACATGGCCGCTGTGAAACAGGCCCCGGTGATGTTCGTCTGCGAGAACAACCAGTGGGCGATCTCCACCGGCGTGGCCAACCAGACGGCCAGCGAAACCATTCACGTCAAGGCGCGCGCTTACGGCATTCCCGGCTATTACGTGGACGGCAACGATATCGTGGCCGTGCTGGAAGTGATGAGCGCGGTGGCCGAGCATGTCCGCAGCGGAGAAGGTCCCGCCATTGTGGAAGCGCTGACCTACCGGGTGGGTTCTCACTCCAACGCCGACGCCGACGCCGAAAAGCAGTACCGCACCCGCGAGGAAGTGGCGCAGTGGACCGGCCGCGACCCGATTGAGCGGGTAGAGAAACTGCTGGCAGGGCTGGGCCACCCCATCACGCCAGAGGAAAAAGAAGCGCTGGCTCAGGAAATCGGCGCCGAGCTCAACGCCGCTATCGAGGAAGCGGCCGCCAGCGGCGCGCCGACCTGGGACGTGATGTTTCAGGACGTTTACGCCGAGCAACCCCCGCACCTGGCCGAGCAGGAAGCCTACGTGCGCGCCGAACAGGAGGTGGGTGTATGA
- a CDS encoding DUF2231 domain-containing protein — protein sequence MNLSFADPKPSNQIEDMLSEHQTVNELSVELQNLLNGGLDLLPEGVVDALRGEWLGHPLHPALVHLPLGGWMITALLDFAPLAQDEQEREQYEKAADTVLLLSTVGAVGTVAAGWTEWATARGQARRTGLIHGALNETAFLLSAGSLLARKQGKRGLGKALSGAGLGLALAGGLLGGQLVYRHRMG from the coding sequence ATGAACCTGTCCTTCGCAGACCCCAAGCCCAGCAACCAGATCGAAGACATGCTTTCCGAACACCAGACCGTCAACGAACTCTCGGTAGAACTACAGAACCTGCTGAACGGCGGCCTGGACCTGCTGCCTGAGGGCGTGGTGGACGCCCTGCGCGGTGAGTGGCTGGGCCACCCGCTGCACCCGGCGCTGGTGCATCTGCCGCTGGGCGGCTGGATGATCACAGCCCTGCTGGACTTTGCCCCGCTGGCCCAGGACGAACAGGAACGCGAGCAGTACGAGAAGGCGGCCGACACCGTGCTGCTGCTGAGCACCGTGGGTGCCGTGGGCACCGTGGCGGCCGGCTGGACTGAGTGGGCCACCGCCCGCGGCCAGGCCCGCCGCACCGGCCTGATTCACGGCGCCCTGAACGAAACCGCTTTTTTGCTGAGTGCCGGCTCGCTGCTGGCCCGCAAGCAAGGCAAGCGTGGCCTGGGCAAAGCGCTGAGCGGAGCGGGCCTGGGGCTGGCGCTGGCCGGCGGCCTGCTGGGCGGGCAGCTGGTGTACCGGCACCGGATGGGCTGA
- a CDS encoding ParA family protein, protein MKIIGIVNQKGGVAKTTTAVNLAAYLAAQDRRVLLLDMDPQGNASSALGLRGAEAGLYEALGLPSKVSEYIQPSVQPGLDVLPATPDLAGAGVELADDPDALSRLLASVSGYDLVIIDAPPSLGPLTVNVLAAAQRLIIPLQAEYFALEGLAGLMETVERVQESLNPQLQVMGVVLTLFDGRTNLAQEVETTVRQHFGPLVFKAVIPRNVRLSEAPSFAQPINLFAPSSLGAAAYQRLAEEVIERAEKS, encoded by the coding sequence GTGAAAATAATAGGAATCGTCAACCAGAAAGGCGGGGTTGCCAAGACCACCACAGCGGTGAACCTGGCCGCTTATCTGGCCGCGCAGGACCGCCGGGTGCTGCTGCTGGATATGGACCCGCAGGGCAACGCCAGCAGCGCGCTGGGCCTGCGTGGCGCCGAAGCCGGACTGTATGAGGCGCTGGGCCTGCCCAGCAAAGTCAGCGAGTATATTCAGCCTTCGGTACAGCCGGGGCTGGACGTGCTGCCGGCCACTCCGGATCTGGCCGGCGCCGGCGTCGAACTGGCCGACGACCCGGACGCCCTCTCGCGGCTGTTGGCCAGCGTGAGCGGGTACGATCTGGTCATTATCGACGCGCCGCCCAGCCTGGGGCCGCTGACCGTCAACGTGCTGGCGGCAGCGCAGCGCCTGATCATTCCGTTGCAAGCCGAGTATTTTGCGCTGGAAGGGCTGGCAGGCCTGATGGAAACGGTGGAGCGGGTGCAGGAGAGCCTTAACCCCCAGCTGCAGGTCATGGGTGTGGTGCTCACGCTGTTCGATGGCCGCACCAATCTGGCGCAGGAGGTCGAGACGACGGTGCGCCAGCACTTTGGCCCCCTGGTCTTCAAGGCGGTCATTCCGCGCAACGTGCGGCTGTCGGAAGCGCCCAGTTTCGCGCAGCCGATTAACCTGTTTGCGCCCAGTTCGCTGGGGGCCGCCGCCTATCAGCGTCTGGCCGAGGAGGTGATTGAACGTGCCGAAAAGTCCTAA
- the mnmG gene encoding tRNA uridine-5-carboxymethylaminomethyl(34) synthesis enzyme MnmG encodes MKNRWNVIVIGGGHAGIEAAWAAAKFGRAALLIGNPATIGRMPCNPSVGGPGKSQLVFELQALGGLMPTLADQTAIHTRVLNASKGPAVQSLRVQNERDQYATAAQDALLNVTDLDILRGEAADLESDGQGGWWVITTDGRRFRARSVVIAAGTFMRGVTWYGRQSRHEGRQGEPPSRFLSGALERGGHSLKRFKTGTPPRVRADSVRFEDLTVIPADRPARSFTGTPGPLAEASPTWQTHTTPHTHELVRANIGYSPMYAGDIDATGARYCPSIEDKIMRFAHHDRHLLFVEPEGLQTSEVYLQGFSSSLPPEVQDILVRTLPGFEQAVIQRYAYAVEYDVVDSTELTMNLESRRLPGVYTAGQINGTSGYEEAAMQGLVAGTAAARRAADLPEMTFSRADGYLGVLLDDLILKGCDEPFRMMTSRVEHRLLVRQDNADERLTLLGHQLGLVPAERLAAVQEKYARVEAGRQALTREKLEGKPADSWLRRPEITLAELEERGITLPPLDREEKESLEIQVKYAGYLERARRQLNAEAKAGRLSLSGVDFGAVPALSLEGREKLLKHAPATVEQASRIQGVRHTDISALLVHLKQRQAAAEPA; translated from the coding sequence ATGAAGAACCGCTGGAACGTCATAGTGATCGGCGGCGGCCACGCGGGAATAGAAGCCGCCTGGGCCGCTGCCAAGTTCGGCCGGGCCGCACTGCTGATCGGCAACCCGGCCACCATCGGCCGGATGCCCTGCAACCCGTCGGTGGGCGGCCCCGGCAAAAGCCAGCTGGTGTTCGAGCTACAAGCCCTAGGCGGCCTGATGCCGACGCTGGCCGACCAGACTGCCATTCACACCCGGGTGCTGAACGCCAGCAAGGGCCCGGCGGTGCAGTCGCTGCGGGTGCAGAACGAGCGCGACCAGTACGCTACAGCGGCTCAGGACGCGCTGCTGAATGTAACGGACCTGGACATCCTGCGCGGCGAAGCGGCCGACCTGGAAAGTGACGGCCAGGGCGGCTGGTGGGTCATCACCACCGACGGCCGGCGCTTCCGGGCCCGCAGCGTGGTCATCGCCGCTGGCACCTTCATGCGCGGCGTGACCTGGTACGGCCGGCAGTCGCGTCACGAGGGCCGCCAGGGTGAGCCGCCTTCCCGCTTTCTCAGCGGCGCCCTGGAACGGGGCGGCCACAGCCTCAAGCGCTTCAAGACCGGCACCCCGCCGCGGGTGCGGGCCGACTCGGTCCGTTTCGAGGACCTGACTGTCATCCCGGCCGACCGCCCGGCCCGCAGCTTTACCGGCACACCCGGACCGCTGGCCGAGGCCTCCCCCACCTGGCAGACCCACACCACGCCGCATACCCATGAGCTGGTGCGGGCCAACATCGGTTACTCGCCCATGTACGCCGGCGATATCGACGCCACCGGCGCCCGCTACTGCCCCAGCATCGAGGACAAGATCATGCGCTTTGCCCATCACGACCGGCACCTGCTGTTCGTGGAACCAGAAGGCCTCCAGACCAGCGAGGTGTATCTGCAGGGCTTTTCCTCCAGCCTGCCGCCCGAGGTGCAGGACATCCTGGTGCGCACACTGCCCGGCTTCGAGCAGGCAGTGATTCAGCGCTACGCCTACGCAGTGGAATACGACGTGGTGGATTCCACCGAGCTGACCATGAACCTCGAATCGCGCCGGCTGCCCGGCGTCTACACCGCTGGACAGATCAACGGCACAAGCGGTTATGAGGAAGCGGCCATGCAGGGGCTGGTGGCCGGCACTGCCGCCGCCCGCCGCGCCGCCGACCTGCCTGAAATGACCTTCAGCCGCGCCGACGGATACCTGGGTGTGCTGCTGGATGATCTGATTCTCAAGGGCTGCGACGAACCCTTCCGGATGATGACCAGCCGGGTAGAACACCGCCTGCTGGTCCGGCAGGACAACGCCGACGAGCGCCTGACTCTGCTGGGCCACCAGCTGGGTCTGGTCCCGGCCGAGCGGCTGGCGGCAGTGCAGGAGAAATACGCCCGGGTGGAAGCTGGCCGGCAGGCCCTGACCCGCGAGAAGCTGGAAGGCAAGCCGGCCGACAGCTGGCTGCGGCGCCCTGAGATAACCCTGGCTGAACTCGAAGAGAGGGGCATCACCCTGCCCCCGCTGGACCGGGAGGAAAAAGAATCGCTGGAAATCCAGGTGAAATACGCTGGCTATCTGGAACGTGCCCGCCGGCAGCTGAACGCTGAAGCCAAGGCCGGCCGCTTGAGCCTGAGTGGCGTGGACTTCGGCGCTGTGCCGGCCCTCTCACTGGAAGGCCGCGAAAAGCTACTGAAGCACGCCCCGGCCACGGTTGAGCAGGCCAGCCGCATTCAGGGTGTCCGGCACACCGACATCAGCGCACTGCTGGTGCATCTGAAGCAGCGTCAAGCTGCTGCGGAACCGGCCTAA
- a CDS encoding response regulator transcription factor, whose amino-acid sequence MLPQLLLVEDDPHLGPLLRDYLNADYQVQHAATLRAAEDWLGTHAPQLILLDLNLPDGDGLDLVTQLRQYSSTPVLVLSARSDVQQRVAGLNAGADDYLTKPFAMPELEARITALLRRTASGGGVNLGNTSLSTSSLTMTVGEQNINLTEHEARILELMMRTPERVFSRADIESHLYGWETPSSNSVEVRISQLRKKLDGAGSDLRIRTIRNVGYVLQS is encoded by the coding sequence ATGTTGCCCCAACTGCTGCTGGTCGAAGATGATCCCCACCTGGGACCGCTGCTGCGCGATTACCTGAACGCCGATTATCAGGTGCAGCACGCGGCCACCCTGCGCGCCGCCGAAGACTGGCTGGGCACCCACGCCCCGCAGCTGATCCTGCTGGACCTGAACCTGCCCGATGGTGACGGCCTGGACCTGGTGACGCAGCTGCGGCAGTATTCCTCTACGCCGGTGCTGGTGCTGTCGGCCCGCTCCGACGTGCAGCAGCGGGTGGCGGGGCTGAACGCCGGCGCCGACGACTACCTGACCAAGCCGTTCGCCATGCCCGAGTTGGAAGCGCGCATCACGGCGCTGCTGCGGCGCACCGCGTCGGGCGGCGGGGTCAACCTGGGCAACACCAGCCTCTCGACCAGTTCGCTCACCATGACGGTGGGCGAGCAGAACATCAACCTCACCGAGCACGAGGCCCGCATTCTGGAACTGATGATGCGCACGCCCGAGCGGGTCTTCAGCCGGGCCGATATCGAGTCACACCTCTACGGCTGGGAAACCCCCAGCTCCAACTCGGTTGAGGTGAGAATCTCGCAGCTGCGCAAGAAGCTCGACGGCGCCGGTTCGGACCTGCGGATTCGCACCATTCGCAACGTCGGCTACGTGCTGCAAAGCTGA
- the dprA gene encoding DNA-processing protein DprA translates to MSLFDSGPVPGPAAADPFGAELLALLTLRLTPGLGPRRLEAVRRHFGSAQQALAAPSGALREVEGLDRRSAAAIGTAVPAEAAEQELEKVAAARQQGKDITLLGRGLPGYPPALEALGDPPPVLWVRGTLPELPAVPPSVGIVGTRSASPHALSLTRQIAAELAGAGLVVVSGLARGVDTAAHSAAVDAGGLSLGVVGHAVDRVYPAENVDLARRLTLISEYPLGTGPKAHHFPQRNRLIAALSAGVLVVEGELKSGSLITATHALECGRTVFAVPGRAGDLRAAGPHRLLREGAVLTETAGDILTELGWSVAQPVAAEAPDLPPEQAAVYAALSEPRTLDDLAALTGLSLPELQTALMMLQLSGLAEESGGRWLRR, encoded by the coding sequence GTGAGCCTGTTCGACTCTGGCCCTGTTCCTGGCCCGGCTGCCGCTGACCCCTTCGGTGCCGAACTGCTGGCGCTGCTGACCCTGCGCCTGACTCCCGGCCTGGGCCCGCGCCGGCTGGAAGCGGTGCGGCGGCACTTCGGCTCGGCGCAGCAGGCGCTGGCGGCACCCTCCGGCGCCCTGCGGGAGGTGGAAGGGCTGGACCGCCGCAGCGCTGCGGCCATCGGCACGGCGGTCCCAGCCGAAGCGGCCGAGCAGGAACTGGAGAAGGTGGCCGCCGCCCGGCAGCAGGGCAAGGACATCACGCTATTGGGGCGCGGTCTGCCGGGGTATCCGCCTGCGCTGGAAGCCCTGGGCGACCCGCCACCGGTGCTGTGGGTGCGCGGGACACTGCCAGAGCTGCCGGCTGTGCCGCCGTCGGTGGGGATAGTGGGCACCCGCAGCGCCAGCCCTCACGCCCTGAGCCTGACCCGCCAGATTGCCGCCGAGCTGGCTGGCGCCGGACTGGTGGTGGTCAGCGGTCTGGCCCGCGGCGTGGACACAGCGGCTCACAGCGCTGCGGTGGACGCTGGCGGCCTCAGCCTGGGCGTGGTGGGGCACGCGGTGGACCGGGTCTACCCGGCCGAGAACGTGGACCTGGCCCGCCGGCTCACGCTGATCAGCGAGTACCCGCTGGGCACCGGGCCCAAGGCACACCATTTCCCCCAGCGCAACCGCCTGATTGCGGCCCTCTCGGCCGGCGTGCTGGTGGTGGAAGGCGAGCTGAAGTCAGGGTCGCTGATTACTGCCACCCACGCGCTGGAGTGCGGGCGCACCGTGTTCGCGGTGCCGGGCCGCGCCGGCGACCTGCGGGCTGCTGGCCCCCACCGCCTGCTGCGCGAGGGCGCCGTGCTGACCGAAACCGCCGGCGACATCCTGACCGAGCTGGGCTGGTCAGTCGCTCAGCCTGTGGCCGCGGAGGCGCCTGACCTGCCCCCGGAACAGGCCGCCGTCTACGCCGCCCTCAGCGAACCGCGCACGCTGGACGACCTGGCTGCCCTGACTGGCCTGAGCCTGCCGGAACTGCAAACCGCCCTGATGATGCTGCAACTCTCCGGCCTGGCCGAGGAAAGCGGCGGCCGTTGGCTGCGGCGCTGA
- the rsmG gene encoding 16S rRNA (guanine(527)-N(7))-methyltransferase RsmG produces MMSDSAAPADAHPPAALSETGRSLLREAAAEAGQPLTAAQEDLFDHLYRRLQEGSAQMNLTALQSEQDVVLKHFVDSLSCLNAEAWQGAVKVLDLGTGAGFPALPLAIVRPELQITALDATAKKVAFVERTARELGVNVSGLSGRAEEIGRDEQHRGQYDVVVTRAVAALPVLAELALPLLKVGGVLVAQKGQLFDEERAAGLRAAEQIGGELAEEWQGTLPVLGDPRSLIVLRKVTQTPETYPRRTGVPNKRPLG; encoded by the coding sequence ATGATGTCTGACAGTGCCGCCCCTGCCGACGCCCATCCGCCCGCTGCCCTTTCGGAAACGGGCCGGTCCCTGCTCAGAGAGGCGGCAGCCGAAGCCGGTCAGCCACTGACCGCCGCGCAAGAGGACCTATTTGACCACCTCTACCGCCGCTTGCAGGAGGGCTCGGCACAGATGAACCTGACAGCACTGCAAAGCGAGCAAGATGTGGTGCTCAAGCACTTTGTAGATTCGCTGAGCTGCCTGAACGCTGAGGCCTGGCAGGGTGCAGTTAAGGTGCTGGACCTGGGCACCGGAGCCGGCTTTCCAGCACTGCCGCTGGCCATTGTGCGGCCGGAACTGCAAATCACGGCGCTGGACGCCACCGCCAAAAAGGTGGCTTTTGTGGAACGGACCGCCCGTGAACTGGGAGTGAATGTCAGTGGCCTGAGCGGCCGTGCCGAAGAAATAGGCCGCGACGAACAGCACCGCGGCCAGTATGATGTCGTGGTAACGCGGGCGGTCGCGGCGCTGCCGGTCCTGGCCGAGCTGGCCCTGCCGCTACTCAAAGTCGGTGGAGTGCTGGTCGCTCAGAAAGGGCAGCTTTTCGACGAGGAACGCGCTGCTGGCCTGCGGGCTGCTGAGCAAATTGGCGGCGAACTGGCCGAAGAGTGGCAAGGGACTTTGCCGGTACTGGGCGACCCCCGCAGCCTGATCGTGCTGCGTAAAGTCACGCAAACGCCCGAGACATACCCCAGAAGAACCGGCGTTCCTAACAAACGCCCGCTCGGCTAA
- a CDS encoding sensor histidine kinase — protein MPAPLPTPSNAKVAWHESLRFRLALAFSLVTLVLVTLVGGAMMTLLLRGMDTQFQMRLADRADTLSLRLSSPSEGLGESLGPALDNFSAVLDEGGKVILAPKDSSLPLQIGDQFPYPLDGDLMSGGVPFRGLSRRLTGSFFEGQTLWVALPSESLLDAREAARRALLLAMIVTPLLTLLLGYLLGQRMLSHLGRAAELADQIDPAHSVAALPLPNRQDEVHRLISAINRLLVRIDAQQTREKALLGQIVHELGAPLTVLKATLDRAGERSGDPEIQKAALVTDELTFTTQDLMQLARGDLDMKLVWHLIHAGTLRDRLERLVPGTEYAGDWSGMILCDPDRLTQALRNLLANARRAAGPDGRVTLTLEAVGDQLQFTVNDSGPGLPDDLGESIFDPFVSGSGSSGLGLSVSRQIAALHGGQLTGGNGPAGGAEFRLSIPDALLDSGDDDDDWAEDDEPEATPVSALH, from the coding sequence GTGCCCGCACCCCTGCCGACCCCGAGTAACGCCAAGGTGGCCTGGCACGAGAGCCTGCGCTTCCGGCTGGCGCTGGCCTTCAGCCTGGTCACGCTGGTGCTGGTCACGTTGGTGGGCGGCGCCATGATGACCCTGCTGCTGCGCGGCATGGACACCCAGTTCCAGATGCGTCTGGCTGACCGGGCCGATACATTGTCGCTGCGGCTGAGCAGTCCTTCCGAGGGCCTGGGCGAGTCGCTGGGGCCGGCGCTGGACAATTTCTCGGCGGTGCTGGACGAAGGCGGCAAGGTGATTCTGGCGCCCAAGGATTCGTCGCTGCCGCTGCAAATCGGGGATCAGTTTCCCTACCCGCTGGACGGCGACCTGATGTCCGGCGGCGTGCCTTTCCGGGGCCTGTCGCGCCGGCTGACCGGGTCTTTTTTCGAGGGACAGACCCTCTGGGTGGCGCTGCCCAGCGAATCTCTACTGGACGCCCGCGAGGCGGCCCGCCGCGCCCTGCTGCTGGCGATGATCGTGACGCCGCTGCTGACCCTGCTGCTGGGCTACCTGCTGGGCCAGCGGATGCTGTCGCACCTGGGCCGCGCTGCCGAGCTGGCCGATCAGATCGACCCGGCCCATAGCGTGGCCGCGTTGCCGCTGCCCAACCGCCAGGACGAGGTTCACCGCCTGATCAGCGCCATCAACCGGCTGCTGGTGCGAATTGACGCGCAGCAGACCCGCGAAAAGGCGCTGCTGGGCCAGATCGTGCATGAGCTGGGCGCCCCGCTGACGGTGCTCAAGGCCACCCTGGACCGCGCCGGCGAACGCAGCGGCGACCCCGAAATCCAGAAGGCGGCCCTGGTCACCGATGAGCTGACCTTCACCACCCAGGACCTGATGCAGCTGGCCCGAGGTGACCTGGACATGAAGCTGGTGTGGCACCTGATTCATGCCGGCACCCTACGCGACCGGCTGGAGCGGCTGGTGCCCGGCACCGAGTACGCCGGCGACTGGAGCGGCATGATTCTGTGCGACCCCGACCGCCTGACCCAGGCCCTGCGGAACCTGCTGGCCAACGCCCGCCGGGCCGCCGGGCCGGACGGCCGGGTCACCCTGACGCTGGAAGCGGTGGGGGATCAGTTGCAGTTCACGGTGAATGACAGCGGGCCCGGCCTACCGGACGACCTGGGCGAGAGTATTTTTGACCCGTTTGTCAGCGGCAGCGGGTCCAGCGGGCTGGGTCTGAGTGTGAGCCGGCAGATTGCGGCGCTGCACGGCGGGCAGCTGACTGGCGGCAATGGCCCGGCCGGAGGCGCCGAGTTCCGCCTCAGCATCCCTGACGCCCTGCTGGATAGTGGCGACGACGATGATGACTGGGCTGAGGACGACGAGCCCGAAGCCACCCCCGTTTCGGCGCTGCACTGA
- a CDS encoding alpha-ketoacid dehydrogenase subunit beta: MSQNPAAPQAASSETRTINLITAVTEALDEELTRDERVVVFGEDVGPRGGVFMATAGLTAKHGEHRVFNTPLSEAAIVGAAVGMAVRGMRPVAEIQFADYMGPAFDQILSQVAKMRYRSGGHDTAPLVIRTPSGGGVKGGHHHSQSPESYYLHMAGVQVVMPSTPYDAKGLLKSALRGQDPVIFFEPKRLYRAAKGEVPAADYTVPIGKAALRREGSDITIIGYGGVMPDVLDAAQALAAEGVQAEVLDLRSLMPWDKEAVLASVAKTGRAVLVSEAPRTANFMGEVAYSIQEALFDSLLAPVLQVAGFDTPYPYVQDRIYLPSGNRIAAACVKALNY; this comes from the coding sequence ATGTCCCAGAATCCGGCCGCCCCGCAGGCTGCTTCCAGCGAAACCCGCACCATTAACCTGATTACCGCTGTGACCGAGGCGCTTGACGAGGAATTGACCCGCGACGAGCGGGTGGTGGTTTTCGGAGAAGACGTGGGCCCGCGTGGCGGTGTGTTCATGGCAACCGCTGGCCTGACGGCCAAGCACGGTGAGCACCGGGTCTTCAATACCCCGCTGTCCGAAGCGGCCATCGTGGGCGCCGCGGTGGGCATGGCGGTGCGCGGCATGCGTCCGGTGGCCGAAATCCAGTTTGCCGATTACATGGGCCCCGCTTTTGACCAGATTCTGTCTCAGGTGGCCAAGATGCGCTACCGCTCGGGTGGCCACGACACGGCGCCGTTGGTGATTCGCACGCCGTCCGGCGGGGGCGTTAAGGGCGGGCACCACCACAGCCAAAGCCCCGAAAGCTACTACCTGCATATGGCCGGGGTGCAGGTGGTGATGCCCAGCACGCCTTACGACGCCAAGGGCCTGCTCAAGTCGGCGCTGCGCGGCCAGGACCCGGTGATCTTTTTCGAACCCAAGCGGCTCTACCGTGCGGCCAAAGGCGAGGTGCCGGCCGCCGACTACACCGTGCCTATCGGCAAGGCGGCGCTGCGCCGTGAAGGCAGCGACATCACCATCATCGGGTACGGCGGGGTGATGCCCGACGTGCTGGACGCCGCGCAGGCGCTGGCCGCTGAAGGTGTGCAGGCCGAGGTGCTGGACCTGCGCTCGCTGATGCCCTGGGACAAGGAAGCTGTGCTGGCCAGCGTCGCCAAGACGGGCCGGGCAGTGCTGGTCAGCGAGGCGCCCCGCACTGCCAATTTCATGGGCGAGGTGGCTTACTCCATTCAGGAGGCGCTGTTCGATTCGCTGCTGGCGCCGGTGCTGCAGGTGGCGGGCTTCGACACGCCCTACCCCTACGTGCAGGACCGCATTTACCTGCCCAGCGGAAACCGCATCGCGGCCGCCTGCGTGAAGGCGCTCAACTACTAG